Proteins found in one Neurospora crassa OR74A linkage group II, whole genome shotgun sequence genomic segment:
- the Prm1 gene encoding plasma membrane fusion protein prm-1 codes for MVYNEKNGGGIPPVPLSLNTATPWQNVNLHNDQQTEPQLKSHPDTDPRITPYLGLRARLSQLWFNRWTILLILVLIRVIILTANLKENLGDAKAKALSACTKVEDVGSAMASMPYYMSKGVNVMAAGSMQKAVEAMASVLKMILTGVQAIIMFVINMYIGTFACLVAAFIHGGLHVATAVVEGATKVMNDAISSITKGITDDMKSFQSAIDKARDFINSGIGLISKDIQLPTINIDSHIRDLQGIKINANGVVNGLDVLDQKIPTFDEAKNLTESALAIPFNLVKGKIDTAFSEFTIEPTIFPTAEKQALSFCSNNSFLNDFFESLITLVYKAKIAFLVVIIILALLAIFVMGYIEYRGFKRERERAARMDANAFNSQDAIYIASRRWTADGGMRLAKWWTKDTDSKNYLLIRWAFAYATSLPALFVLSLAVAGMLSCLFQWVLLRQIEKKAPELAAQVGDFAGDVVGTLKQVSNNWANSSNAVVANMESDINSDLFGWVREATESVNNTLTVLDDQIDHALVAVFNGTVLLDTARDVVGCLIGRKIDAVQDGLTWVHDHAKVTLPRFDDDIFSAGAAQSMGSDGDLSSFLAKPGAVTTDEINEAVGKVIRSLRNGVIQEALITLGLFLTYVIVVLIGVMGALIGWATPGKTRGEGGQQFGGRPPSFHNHNGFDPALAPSNAMVGNPASPHYQNEKFGGGGGMHDVASPAYEEVVYAGRVPVGNTRELITRYPSHQRTSSYPTVESPDPMPHGDEKVPGYFTPI; via the coding sequence ATGGTTTACAACGAAAAGAATGGAGGTGGCATCCCTCCAGTCCCACTCTCTCTTAATACGGCAACCCCATGGCAGAATGTCAACCTCCACAATGACCAACAGACCGAGCCCCAGCTAAAATCGCACCCCGATACCGATCCCCGAATCACTCCCTATCTCGGCTTGCGAGCGAGGCTATCACAGCTATGGTTCAACCGGTGGACGATTCTGTTGATTTTGGTCCTGATCcgcgtcatcatcctcacaGCAAACCTCAAGGAAAACCTCGGCgatgccaaggccaaggccctCTCAGCATGTACAAAGGTCGAAGACGTCGGTAGCGCCATGGCGTCCATGCCTTATTACATGTCCAAGGGCGTCAACGTCATGGCCGCCGGCAGCATGCAAAAGGCGGTGGAAGCAATGGCATCAGTCCTCAAGATGATCCTCACGGGCGTCCAGGCCATCATCATGTTTGTCATCAACATGTACATTGGCACCTTTGCCTGTCTGGTGGCAGCCTTCATCCACGGCGGTCTGCACGTGGCGACTGCGGTAGTCGAGGGCGCAACCAAGGTGATGAACGACGCCATTTCGTCCATCACCAAGGGTATCACGGACGACATGAAGAGCTTCCAGAGTGCCATCGACAAGGCAAGGGATTTCATCAACAGCGGCATCGGTCTCATCAGCAAGGACATCCAACTTCCAACTATCAACATTGACAGCCACATCAGGGACCTCCAGGGGATCAAGATCAATGCTAACGGCGTCGTCAATGGCCTGGATGTCCTCGACCAAAAGATCCCGACGTTTGACGAAGCCAAAAACCTGACCGAGTCAGCCCTCGCCATCCCCTTCAACCTCGTCAAGGGCAAGATCGATACCGCCTTTTCCGAGTTCACGATTGAGCCCACCATCTTCCCCACTGCGGAGAAGCAAGCCTTGTCCTTCTGCTCCAACAACTCCTTCCTCAACGACTTTTTCGAGTCCCTGATCACCCTCGTTTACAAGGCCAAGATTGCCTTTCtggtcgtcatcatcattctcGCCCTGCTCGCCATTTTCGTCATGGGCTACATTGAATATCGCGGCTTCAAGCGCGAAAGAGAGCGGGCTGCCAGAATGGACGCCAACGCCTTCAACTCCCAGGACGCCATCTACATCGCCTCGCGCCGCTGGACTGCCGACGGCGGCATGAGACTCGCCAAATGGTGGACCAAGGATACAGACAGCAAGAACTATCTCTTGATCCGATGGGCCTTTGCGTATGCCACCTCCCTGCCTGCCCTCTTCGTGCTTTCCCTCGCCGTTGCCGGTATGTTGTCCTGCCTCTTCCAGTGGGTGCTCCTCCGGCAGATCGAGAAGAAAGCGCCCGAGCTTGCAGCGCAAGTGGGCGATTTCGCCGGTGACGTGGTCGGGACTCTGAAGCAAGTGAGCAACAACTGGGCCAACAGTTCCAATGCGGTCGTCGCCAATATGGAATCGGACATCAACAGCGATCTCTTTGGCTGGGTGCGCGAGGCCACAGAATccgtcaacaacaccctcaCCGTCCTCGACGACCAGATTGACCACGCTCTGGTGGCCGTCTTCAACGGCACCGTCCTGCTCGACACAGCCCGCGACGTTGTCGGTTGCCTCATCGGCCGCAAGATCGACGCCGTCCAGGACGGCCTAACGTGGGTGCACGACCATGCCAAGGTCACCCTCCCGCGgttcgacgacgacatcttTTCCGCCGGCGCGGCGCAGAGCATGGGTAGTGACGGCGACCtctcgagcttcttggccAAGCCCGGCGCAGTGACAACCGACGAGATCAACGAGGCCGTAGGGAAAGTAATCAGGTCGCTGCGCAACGGTGTCATCCAAGAAGCTCTGATCACGCTCGGTCTGTTTTTAACATacgtcatcgtcgtcctcatcgGCGTCATGGGCGCATTGATAGGATGGGCCACACCAGGCAAAACTCGCGGGGAGGGCGGACAGCAATTCGGTGGTcgccccccttccttccataACCATAATGGCTTCGACCCTGCGCTAGCGCCTAGTAATGCCATGGTCGGTAATCCTGCTAGTCCTCATTATCAGAATGAGAAgtttggaggtggaggaggcatGCACGACGTGGCGTCCCCTGCTTATGAGGAGGTGGTGTATGCCGGCCGCGTGCCTGTCGGAAATACGAGGGAGCTGATTACGAGGTATCCGAGCCATCAGAGGACGAGCAGTTATCCGACTGTGGAGAGCCCAGACCCGATGCCGCATGGGGATGAGAAGGTGCCGGGGTATTTTACGCCTATTTAG